In Paenibacillus ihbetae, the following are encoded in one genomic region:
- a CDS encoding YhfT family protein — MLEALLLIGLGIVTAIMANLGIAVFNDGLRPIVPENLEGRMSRKELGVTAFAMSFGLVIGYGIPISISGSILLIHSILLGTDIIGLSFKRGKLSTAAAGVLGGVYGAGIYFGLQAVVKAFEMLPLNFIDGFNKIGEPVVVSFMVFPALAIALQFSIKKGVIAFLVAALARQLVVFSNTKGLIQIDGTPVVLSPEGIALIVGMAFLITFAMKEKSEDQSLSTLASMFTDRVTRIKKFSWIVMISGGLAAAATNLLLIAGDPISLSLLADGKISEGGIASLAKAIGFVPLIASTAIATGVFGPVGFTFVFGVGIFSPNPLVAALLGALVIFLEIQLLSKMAKFLDRYPGIRASGESIRTSMTRVLEVALLIGGANAANAIVPGLGYFGIAGFYLLNEAAGRPIVRMAVGPVGAIAVGILGNILVLLGLYTPPQ; from the coding sequence ATGCTGGAAGCTTTATTGTTAATCGGGCTAGGAATCGTGACTGCAATTATGGCCAATTTGGGGATCGCCGTATTTAATGACGGTCTTAGACCGATCGTCCCTGAAAATCTTGAAGGGCGGATGAGCCGGAAGGAGCTTGGCGTCACCGCTTTTGCCATGAGCTTTGGGCTCGTGATCGGTTATGGAATCCCCATTTCGATATCAGGCAGCATTTTGCTAATCCATAGCATTCTGCTCGGGACGGATATCATCGGCTTGTCTTTCAAACGAGGCAAACTGAGCACAGCTGCTGCCGGAGTTTTAGGCGGCGTGTACGGGGCTGGTATTTATTTCGGACTTCAGGCAGTTGTGAAGGCGTTTGAAATGCTGCCGCTTAATTTTATTGACGGATTCAACAAAATTGGCGAGCCCGTCGTTGTATCCTTTATGGTATTTCCCGCCCTGGCCATCGCGCTTCAATTTTCGATCAAAAAAGGCGTCATTGCTTTTCTGGTGGCGGCGTTGGCCAGACAGCTCGTTGTTTTCAGCAACACAAAAGGACTTATTCAAATTGACGGCACGCCGGTTGTTTTGAGTCCGGAAGGCATCGCGTTGATCGTGGGCATGGCGTTTCTTATCACGTTTGCGATGAAGGAAAAATCCGAGGATCAGAGCCTTTCCACGCTCGCCTCCATGTTTACGGATCGTGTGACACGCATTAAAAAGTTTTCGTGGATCGTCATGATCAGCGGGGGTTTAGCCGCGGCAGCCACCAATCTTCTGCTAATTGCCGGCGATCCGATCTCGCTGAGCCTGCTGGCTGACGGAAAAATCTCGGAAGGCGGCATTGCCTCCCTGGCCAAAGCCATTGGATTTGTCCCGCTGATCGCCAGTACGGCGATCGCTACCGGCGTATTCGGCCCAGTCGGGTTTACGTTCGTATTCGGAGTGGGGATATTTTCTCCGAATCCGCTCGTTGCAGCGCTGCTCGGCGCCCTTGTCATCTTCCTGGAAATTCAGTTATTGTCCAAAATGGCCAAATTTCTGGATCGGTACCCCGGTATCCGCGCCTCGGGCGAAAGCATCCGGACTTCGATGACCCGCGTTCTTGAGGTCGCGCTTCTGATCGGGGGAGCGAATGCAGCCAATGCCATCGTGCCGGGGCTCGGTTACTTTGGAATTGCCGGCTTCTATCTGTTGAATGAGGCGGCGGGACGTCCGATCGTTCGGATGGCCGTAGGTCCTGTGGGAGCTATCGCCGTCGGTATTCTCGGGAACATACTGGTTCTGCTTGGATTGTATACACCACCACAGTAA
- a CDS encoding phosphotriesterase family protein, which translates to MHIQTVLGPIQPEELGVCACHEHLYVDLSRIKKNEDTCLQDTELVMDDLKSFYAYGGRAVIEVTNDGMGRDARKLVEISKASNIHIVASTGCYKDPFIPEEKQHWNRDQFAEWMIREIRSGIADTGIRPGVIGEIGSSLNEFKPVETELFHGAVAAAKETGLPLSTHTTLGTCALEQIELFTAEGMPLDQVIIGHQDLNEQDEVVLEVLKAGVYVALDTIGKENYRSDNARLESLLKFIEHGYENRLLLSTDLTRKSHLRAFGGQGYDVVLRSFIPALRGRGITDEVINKLLVGNPQRAFSIRKAGDMSA; encoded by the coding sequence ATGCACATCCAGACCGTACTTGGGCCCATACAACCGGAGGAGCTTGGCGTATGCGCCTGTCACGAGCATCTATACGTGGATTTGAGCCGCATTAAGAAGAACGAGGATACCTGCCTGCAAGACACGGAGCTTGTTATGGATGATCTGAAAAGCTTTTACGCCTATGGCGGCCGTGCCGTCATCGAGGTGACCAACGACGGAATGGGCAGGGATGCACGTAAGCTTGTCGAGATTAGTAAAGCCTCCAATATTCATATTGTTGCTAGCACGGGGTGTTATAAAGACCCTTTCATTCCCGAAGAGAAGCAGCATTGGAACCGGGATCAATTCGCCGAATGGATGATTCGAGAGATTCGATCCGGTATCGCGGATACGGGGATCAGACCGGGGGTAATCGGCGAGATCGGCAGCAGCCTGAACGAATTCAAACCGGTCGAGACGGAGCTGTTCCACGGAGCCGTCGCCGCGGCCAAGGAAACCGGGCTTCCGTTATCCACGCATACAACGCTGGGAACCTGTGCGCTGGAGCAGATCGAGCTGTTTACTGCTGAAGGGATGCCGCTGGATCAGGTGATTATCGGTCACCAGGATCTGAACGAGCAGGATGAAGTGGTGCTCGAGGTGCTGAAGGCAGGCGTTTACGTCGCGCTGGATACGATCGGCAAGGAAAACTACCGCAGCGACAATGCTCGCCTGGAATCCTTATTGAAGTTTATCGAGCATGGGTACGAGAACCGTCTGCTGTTATCCACCGACCTGACGCGAAAATCGCATTTGCGAGCGTTTGGTGGACAGGGCTATGACGTGGTATTGAGGTCGTTCATACCTGCCCTGCGCGGACGGGGAATCACGGATGAAGTGATCAACAAATTGCTGGTGGGCAATCCGCAGCGGGCTTTCAGTATTCGAAAGGCGGGTGACATGTCAGCATGA
- a CDS encoding aminotransferase class V-fold PLP-dependent enzyme, with amino-acid sequence MKYEQSVLKNRTMEQAQQLQFTLIDEITREFANNEFFQVGDVGLHPEFHRPLVTARVERVLARTFGGEHCALVRGSGTGAIRGILSVLAEPGDSVIVHTAPMYTTTKETFRLMGLRQSQADFNDMDAVAKLLENDRISKVFYVQHARQQPTDTYLLQDLITLVKEKRPDMPIVVDDNYCAMKMLGIGSEYGADYSTFSGFKLMGPQGIGVIIGKREGIEKLHERNYSGGGQVQGYEAHELLRSMVFAPVMLAIQNEQVEKLCQRLAVGEVAGIKEAYITNSQSKNVIVELEQPIASAVIERASHYGAATYPVGAESRFELVPMIYRVSGSFLESEPKLRDYGLRINPMKASADTVIRILENVLQEFRG; translated from the coding sequence ATGAAATATGAACAATCGGTATTGAAAAACCGCACGATGGAGCAAGCTCAGCAGCTGCAGTTTACATTGATCGATGAAATTACGAGAGAGTTTGCGAACAACGAATTTTTCCAAGTCGGCGATGTGGGACTGCATCCGGAGTTCCACAGGCCGCTTGTTACGGCCCGCGTCGAGAGGGTGCTTGCCCGTACGTTTGGAGGCGAGCATTGCGCGCTGGTGCGGGGCAGCGGCACCGGGGCGATCCGGGGGATATTAAGCGTGCTGGCCGAGCCTGGGGATTCGGTTATCGTACACACGGCACCGATGTACACCACGACCAAGGAAACCTTTCGTTTAATGGGACTGCGGCAGTCCCAAGCCGACTTTAATGACATGGATGCCGTGGCGAAGCTGCTCGAGAACGATCGGATTTCCAAGGTATTTTATGTACAGCATGCGCGGCAGCAGCCTACGGATACGTATCTTCTCCAGGACCTGATCACGCTCGTGAAAGAGAAGCGTCCCGATATGCCGATCGTAGTGGATGATAACTACTGCGCGATGAAAATGCTTGGTATCGGTTCGGAATATGGGGCTGACTATTCCACTTTCTCCGGATTCAAGCTGATGGGACCCCAAGGAATCGGCGTGATTATCGGCAAACGGGAAGGGATCGAGAAACTGCACGAGCGCAACTACTCCGGCGGTGGACAAGTGCAGGGATACGAAGCGCACGAGCTGCTGCGCAGCATGGTGTTTGCCCCCGTCATGCTGGCGATTCAAAACGAGCAGGTAGAGAAACTGTGCCAGCGTCTGGCAGTAGGTGAAGTAGCGGGCATCAAGGAGGCCTATATCACCAATTCGCAGTCGAAGAATGTCATCGTTGAGCTGGAGCAGCCGATTGCCTCGGCGGTTATCGAGCGCGCATCCCATTATGGCGCGGCCACTTATCCGGTAGGGGCGGAATCGCGCTTTGAGCTGGTTCCGATGATATACCGGGTATCGGGAAGCTTTCTCGAGAGCGAGCCCAAGCTCAGGGATTATGGTCTGCGCATCAATCCGATGAAAGCATCGGCAGATACGGTTATCCGCATCTTAGAAAATGTTCTGCAGGAATTTAGGGGGTAA
- a CDS encoding YhfX family PLP-dependent enzyme codes for MFVDMTLQRNEGLIRTAAILHQRGDIPANTYVIDADGLMHNARVLSEMAEQYDMTLYYMTKQIGRSGYAGKLIEQCGIRQAVAVDIDEAYALSEAGCRIGNIGHIVQPSKSQWADVLRQIKPEVVTLFSLERAVQLSEAAVALGRVQDVILRVIRPGDAIFPGQFGGFLLHELERLLPELMKLKGIRIAGATSFPVLQINAENTDFAFTPNLETLLTAVETLRTHGIEIRQVNAPSATSCHTIPLLKRHGVTHGEPGHALTGTTPLHAFNDRLPELPSIVYASEISHMDDEYAYTIAGGFYPRSHMQQALYGSTPRDITFQKAKVSQYSAENIDYYGCLEREQPMKVGDTVIYAFRTQIFVTRAHVAYVRGVNSLKPELVHFQKRGM; via the coding sequence ATGTTTGTAGATATGACTTTACAACGGAATGAGGGATTGATTCGTACGGCGGCAATCCTTCACCAGAGGGGGGATATACCGGCCAATACGTATGTAATCGATGCGGATGGTCTCATGCATAACGCCCGAGTTCTTTCCGAAATGGCGGAACAGTATGACATGACGCTCTATTACATGACCAAACAAATTGGCCGAAGCGGTTATGCCGGAAAGCTGATCGAACAATGCGGAATCAGGCAAGCGGTGGCGGTGGACATCGATGAAGCTTATGCCCTGTCCGAAGCCGGCTGCCGCATCGGTAACATCGGACATATTGTACAGCCGAGCAAAAGCCAATGGGCGGATGTGCTGCGCCAGATCAAGCCCGAAGTGGTCACCTTGTTCTCTCTTGAACGGGCGGTCCAATTGTCGGAAGCCGCTGTGGCACTTGGACGGGTACAAGATGTCATTCTGAGAGTCATCCGTCCCGGCGATGCGATATTCCCCGGCCAATTCGGCGGATTTTTGCTCCATGAGCTTGAGCGGCTCCTCCCGGAGCTGATGAAGCTGAAGGGCATCCGAATCGCGGGGGCGACCAGCTTTCCAGTGCTGCAAATCAACGCCGAGAACACGGATTTTGCATTTACGCCGAATCTGGAGACGCTTCTGACCGCCGTGGAGACCCTACGGACGCACGGCATTGAGATTCGGCAAGTGAATGCTCCAAGCGCGACGAGCTGTCACACCATCCCGCTGTTGAAACGACACGGCGTCACCCATGGCGAGCCCGGTCATGCCCTGACAGGCACGACGCCGCTTCATGCATTCAACGATCGGCTTCCCGAACTCCCGAGCATCGTCTATGCATCGGAGATTTCCCACATGGACGACGAATACGCCTATACGATAGCCGGCGGATTTTATCCGAGGTCGCATATGCAGCAGGCGCTTTACGGTTCAACCCCGCGCGATATTACGTTCCAAAAGGCGAAGGTCAGCCAATACTCGGCGGAAAATATCGATTACTACGGATGCTTGGAACGGGAGCAGCCGATGAAGGTCGGCGATACCGTGATCTATGCGTTCCGCACGCAAATTTTCGTAACCCGGGCTCATGTCGCTTATGTAAGAGGAGTGAACAGCCTCAAGCCGGAACTGGTTCATTTCCAGAAAAGAGGGATGTAA
- a CDS encoding phosphopentomutase encodes MGKLSLLVLDGFGIGAMRDCRTLKPEDVDAHTYNHIRETVPLTIPVLYRLGLGKLVDDAGEPLGAYGRSNLAHYGADTFMGHQELMGSKPGMPAQRLMSEIGPRIRSALEAAGYRVELPIAEATVLLVEGAVVVGDNLESQLGNIINVVGDLNKLPFEEVVKIGKVVRAHVETSRVIVFGNKKTDIDTILSVVRERHPGQWGVDAPKANVYGEGYQVVHLGYGVDFEKQFAYMAEECGLPVYRIGKTADVIQAGGFGDPVVETKDVLATYRRKYLEAEENAIFLVNVQETDLAGHKEDCQWYKEVLEASDRFLETFIPEMGEDDMLIITADHGNDPTIGHSNHTREQTPILIVGKQIQPVSIGERSTMADIAATMAEYAGIGAPEYGTSFLPLILKR; translated from the coding sequence ATGGGAAAACTCTCCTTACTTGTACTCGATGGTTTCGGTATTGGCGCAATGAGGGATTGCCGGACGCTTAAGCCCGAGGATGTGGATGCCCATACGTATAACCATATTCGGGAAACGGTGCCACTTACGATTCCGGTCTTGTACCGCTTAGGGCTCGGCAAGCTGGTGGACGATGCCGGCGAGCCGCTCGGGGCCTATGGCCGGAGCAATCTGGCTCATTACGGGGCCGATACCTTTATGGGACATCAGGAGCTGATGGGCAGCAAGCCCGGGATGCCGGCCCAGCGCCTAATGTCGGAGATCGGTCCAAGGATCAGGTCTGCGCTGGAGGCAGCCGGATATCGGGTAGAGCTCCCTATTGCGGAAGCAACGGTTCTGCTGGTGGAAGGCGCCGTCGTTGTAGGCGATAACCTCGAATCTCAGCTCGGCAACATTATCAATGTCGTCGGAGATTTGAATAAGCTGCCTTTTGAAGAAGTCGTGAAAATCGGAAAAGTCGTCCGCGCCCATGTGGAAACAAGCCGGGTGATCGTATTCGGTAATAAAAAGACCGATATCGATACGATTCTATCGGTTGTAAGGGAACGACATCCGGGCCAATGGGGGGTGGACGCGCCCAAGGCCAACGTATACGGCGAAGGCTACCAGGTGGTGCATCTCGGTTACGGGGTTGATTTTGAAAAACAATTCGCTTATATGGCCGAGGAATGCGGGCTGCCCGTATACCGCATCGGTAAAACGGCAGACGTCATTCAGGCCGGCGGGTTCGGTGATCCGGTCGTGGAGACGAAAGACGTCTTGGCAACATACCGCCGGAAGTATTTGGAGGCCGAGGAGAATGCCATTTTTCTGGTGAATGTTCAGGAGACCGATCTAGCCGGTCACAAAGAAGATTGCCAATGGTATAAGGAAGTGCTCGAAGCATCGGACCGGTTCCTGGAAACCTTCATACCTGAGATGGGGGAAGATGATATGCTTATCATTACGGCCGATCACGGCAATGATCCGACGATCGGTCATTCCAATCACACGCGGGAGCAGACGCCGATTCTGATTGTCGGCAAGCAGATTCAGCCGGTATCCATCGGTGAACGGAGCACGATGGCGGATATTGCAGCCACGATGGCGGAGTATGCCGGGATTGGAGCTCCCGAATACGGGACCAGCTTTTTACCGTTGATCCTAAAGAGGTAA
- a CDS encoding SWIM zinc finger family protein: protein MLQLTASYIDSLAPNAAAAKNGRGLVQKSKFIKLNVSEEEDLLFGECLGSGKSNYVCSVDFIAPDDPVARCSCPSRQFPCKHALGLMYAYADGLSFEKGSVPEDIASKREKAEKREESKAKRESGELTDKPKKVNKSALKKKIAKQLEALDELEKLVLSLVRGGLGTTDARTVKSLNEHAKRLGSSYLTGAENELRRLALLLEEHDRESSYTYAAEQLTLLHAFIKKGRSYLQAKHEDPDLKPDTESTIEEWLGHAWQLAELKEAGRISENVELLQLAFYSYKDEARREYVDTGFWLELGSDRIHRTMQYRPFKAVKFMKEEDSFFDVAKIAELYRYPGGMNARVRFEGILPRTMEHADLEAAYAAAWASIPEAVKAVKNQLKDPLADRSPVILLKVSQIASTENGEYALMDSAGNTLQLGDVNRLPQASTQLLSLVDSSFMADCCVLVMLEHRMDTGRLIAQPLTVLQGGRIARLLY, encoded by the coding sequence TTGCTTCAACTGACAGCATCTTACATCGATTCACTTGCACCGAATGCGGCCGCGGCCAAGAATGGACGGGGACTTGTACAGAAAAGCAAGTTTATTAAGCTCAACGTATCCGAGGAAGAAGACCTGCTGTTCGGGGAGTGCTTGGGCAGCGGGAAATCCAATTACGTCTGCTCCGTTGATTTTATCGCGCCGGACGACCCAGTCGCGCGCTGCAGCTGCCCGAGCCGGCAATTTCCGTGCAAGCATGCGCTTGGTTTGATGTACGCCTACGCAGATGGCTTGAGCTTCGAGAAGGGCTCTGTGCCGGAGGACATTGCGTCCAAGCGGGAGAAAGCGGAGAAGCGGGAGGAAAGCAAGGCTAAACGGGAAAGCGGGGAACTGACCGATAAGCCGAAGAAAGTCAACAAAAGTGCGCTGAAGAAGAAGATCGCGAAGCAGCTCGAAGCGCTGGATGAACTGGAGAAGCTCGTGCTGTCACTGGTGCGCGGTGGTCTAGGTACAACGGATGCCCGGACGGTTAAAAGCTTAAACGAGCACGCCAAGCGGCTTGGCAGCAGCTATTTGACCGGGGCGGAGAACGAGCTGCGCAGGCTCGCGCTGCTCCTGGAAGAGCATGACCGCGAGAGCAGTTATACATATGCGGCGGAGCAGTTAACGCTGCTGCACGCTTTTATCAAGAAGGGCAGGTCATATTTGCAGGCCAAGCATGAAGACCCCGACCTGAAGCCGGATACGGAGTCAACGATCGAGGAGTGGCTGGGTCACGCCTGGCAATTGGCTGAATTGAAAGAGGCTGGACGGATAAGCGAGAACGTCGAGCTGCTTCAGCTCGCTTTCTACAGCTACAAAGATGAAGCGCGGCGGGAATACGTGGACACCGGTTTCTGGCTGGAGCTCGGCAGCGATCGCATTCACCGTACCATGCAGTATCGGCCGTTCAAAGCGGTAAAGTTTATGAAGGAGGAAGACAGCTTTTTCGACGTTGCGAAAATCGCCGAGCTTTATCGTTATCCTGGCGGCATGAACGCAAGGGTGCGCTTTGAGGGGATTCTGCCTCGCACGATGGAACACGCCGACCTGGAAGCTGCATATGCCGCCGCATGGGCATCGATTCCCGAAGCGGTCAAGGCCGTTAAAAACCAGTTGAAAGATCCGCTGGCCGACCGCTCGCCGGTCATTCTGCTAAAGGTATCTCAAATTGCGTCCACAGAAAACGGCGAATATGCGCTGATGGATTCCGCGGGTAACACGCTGCAGCTCGGCGACGTGAACCGGCTGCCGCAGGCTTCGACGCAGCTTCTGTCGCTGGTCGATTCATCGTTCATGGCCGACTGCTGCGTGCTTGTCATGCTTGAGCACCGGATGGATACAGGCAGGCTCATTGCCCAGCCGCTCACGGTCCTGCAAGGAGGCCGGATCGCCCGGCTGCTGTACTGA
- a CDS encoding HEAT repeat domain-containing protein, with translation MSTTLLQELQGELRRLYIAGSDLAADDFRLKRLEPKLEQLGERAPVFKKLAEGVAALTGPSEPEARAVRLQDVSLLLNSVLSTQGATAAETQVVTEREKDNELPELTTMHSYRQLAEVQNALSESGGGRYEIVTSAYEQGLFRDLRLFPFAMKALGDSYSEIADFAARNILPSYGRAIVPYLLSEMDIQGGREEERRLQVVRELGVDPDDAQSLKRLVHAAEEGADKIRSAAIACLGPHPAYEERLLEWSQDKKKAVREGALRALAVCNSEAARDRLYDAFKGKDALLAAEAIGYAPSAEMIDMLLPLFEERLRKEDAGEVDKKAKEKQWSELEPFLTAFEYARHPDLERLYLDLAGNQSAYPALGRLHGGDCIRILRHAATYLENTDTDEALDVLKRLEEQDPIYLPYAFHASKRRLTPAELYDQYVGSGWGRLKTVVSKKSQRAQKALLDTLRDELYSYQGYVRIRLPQEQIEAEWDPRWLDWLIERDDLQLVSALAAPGNPRLLPYIERTMEKANHHEAHYIFTSLDACDADGDTKFELLMKWMERKDWKRTYSMYEEESERLLRVPDHKAAEGADRLEALLKDVRYDSLKEKLEEIIHALRRRAASV, from the coding sequence ATGAGCACGACTTTATTGCAGGAACTTCAAGGCGAGCTGCGCCGACTATATATAGCAGGCAGCGACCTGGCGGCTGACGATTTCCGCCTCAAACGGCTGGAGCCGAAGCTGGAACAGCTAGGGGAACGGGCGCCTGTATTCAAAAAGCTGGCCGAAGGAGTGGCTGCCCTGACAGGCCCTTCGGAACCGGAAGCGAGAGCGGTCCGCCTTCAGGACGTATCGTTGTTGCTGAATTCAGTGCTGTCGACGCAGGGAGCCACGGCAGCAGAAACACAGGTTGTAACAGAACGGGAGAAGGATAACGAGCTGCCTGAGCTGACGACAATGCATTCGTACCGTCAATTAGCGGAGGTACAGAACGCGTTGTCTGAATCTGGGGGAGGCCGCTATGAAATTGTGACGTCGGCGTACGAGCAGGGGCTGTTTCGTGATTTGCGGCTGTTTCCTTTTGCCATGAAGGCGCTCGGCGATTCGTATTCGGAAATCGCGGACTTCGCCGCCCGTAACATTCTGCCTAGCTACGGCCGCGCCATCGTGCCATATCTTCTGTCTGAGATGGATATTCAAGGCGGGCGTGAGGAAGAACGGCGCTTGCAGGTTGTAAGGGAGCTTGGCGTCGATCCGGATGACGCCCAGTCACTGAAACGGCTTGTCCATGCGGCCGAGGAAGGGGCTGATAAGATTCGTTCCGCGGCCATCGCCTGCTTGGGCCCGCACCCGGCTTATGAAGAACGGCTGCTGGAGTGGTCGCAGGATAAGAAAAAGGCGGTCCGGGAAGGCGCACTCAGAGCACTGGCGGTCTGTAACTCGGAAGCGGCTCGAGACCGGCTGTACGATGCGTTCAAGGGGAAGGATGCGTTGCTTGCGGCCGAAGCGATCGGCTATGCACCCTCCGCCGAAATGATCGACATGCTGCTTCCGCTGTTCGAGGAGCGGCTTCGGAAGGAAGACGCTGGCGAGGTGGATAAGAAGGCGAAAGAAAAGCAGTGGAGTGAGCTGGAGCCGTTCCTGACTGCGTTCGAATATGCGCGCCATCCCGACCTGGAGCGTCTGTACCTGGATCTGGCGGGGAACCAGTCGGCTTACCCTGCGCTGGGAAGGCTCCATGGAGGGGACTGCATTCGCATCCTGAGGCACGCTGCAACCTACCTTGAAAATACGGATACAGATGAGGCGCTGGATGTGCTTAAGCGTCTGGAGGAGCAGGACCCGATTTATTTGCCCTACGCCTTCCATGCGTCAAAGCGGAGGCTCACACCAGCTGAGCTGTATGATCAGTACGTCGGTTCCGGTTGGGGACGCCTTAAAACCGTTGTATCGAAAAAATCCCAGCGGGCCCAAAAAGCGCTGCTGGATACGCTTAGAGATGAATTATATTCCTACCAAGGGTATGTCCGCATCCGGCTGCCGCAGGAGCAGATCGAGGCGGAATGGGATCCGCGCTGGCTCGATTGGCTCATCGAGCGCGACGACCTGCAGCTGGTATCCGCGCTGGCTGCTCCCGGTAATCCGAGGCTGCTGCCGTATATTGAGCGGACAATGGAGAAAGCAAACCATCATGAAGCTCACTATATTTTCACCTCGCTTGATGCGTGCGACGCGGATGGAGACACCAAATTTGAACTTCTCATGAAATGGATGGAGCGTAAAGACTGGAAACGCACGTACAGCATGTATGAGGAGGAGAGCGAGCGGCTGCTTCGCGTCCCCGATCATAAGGCTGCGGAAGGCGCGGACCGCCTGGAGGCGCTGCTTAAGGATGTCCGGTATGACAGCTTAAAAGAAAAGCTCGAAGAGATTATTCATGCGCTCCGCCGGCGGGCTGCTTCGGTATAA
- a CDS encoding AAA family ATPase, producing MTLANKQAQDAMRLPAEQLYRDEIEALIKEDKGAVPPGWQMSPRAVLKYITGGKAGKLDITPKYIGNRRLVEMAIATLVTDRALLLIGEPGTAKSWLSENLSAAVSGNSGLVVQGTAGTTEEQVRYSWNYAMLLANGPTPEALVRSPIMRAMESGSIARFEEISRCASEVQDALISILSEKTVSVPELGSETSARKGFSIIATANTRDRGVNEMSAALKRRFNIIVLPSPSDLETELSIVKKRVGEIAASYQLQAAPPADEALLKVVTIFRELRSGMTLDRKEKLKSPGGVISTAEAISLLTNSMALAASFGSGELTDEDLAAGLQGAIVKDDDKDKLVWKEYLDNVMKKRGSEWRGLYQACRELNE from the coding sequence ATGACGTTAGCGAATAAGCAAGCGCAGGATGCCATGCGCCTTCCGGCGGAACAGCTGTACCGAGATGAAATCGAAGCGCTTATTAAAGAAGATAAGGGAGCGGTTCCCCCGGGGTGGCAGATGTCGCCCCGCGCCGTGTTGAAGTATATTACCGGTGGCAAAGCCGGCAAATTGGATATCACGCCTAAGTACATCGGCAATCGGCGGCTGGTTGAAATGGCGATCGCGACGCTCGTCACCGACCGCGCGCTGCTGCTGATCGGCGAGCCGGGCACGGCCAAATCCTGGCTGTCCGAGAACCTGTCGGCCGCCGTCAGCGGAAATTCCGGGCTTGTCGTGCAGGGCACGGCCGGGACGACCGAAGAACAGGTCCGTTATTCGTGGAACTACGCGATGCTGCTTGCGAACGGCCCAACGCCGGAAGCGTTGGTACGAAGCCCGATCATGCGCGCGATGGAAAGTGGCAGCATCGCCCGTTTTGAGGAAATTTCGCGCTGCGCCTCAGAAGTTCAAGACGCGCTGATCTCCATTTTGTCCGAGAAGACCGTCTCGGTTCCAGAGCTCGGCAGTGAGACAAGTGCCCGCAAAGGCTTCTCGATCATCGCCACGGCGAATACGCGCGATCGCGGCGTCAACGAGATGTCCGCCGCCCTCAAGCGGCGGTTTAACATCATTGTACTGCCGTCGCCTTCCGATCTGGAGACTGAGCTTTCCATCGTCAAAAAGCGCGTGGGCGAAATCGCCGCTTCGTATCAGCTGCAGGCGGCTCCTCCGGCAGACGAAGCGCTGCTGAAGGTTGTTACCATCTTCCGCGAGCTGCGCAGCGGCATGACGCTTGACCGCAAGGAGAAACTGAAATCTCCGGGGGGCGTGATCTCTACCGCTGAAGCCATATCGCTACTCACCAACAGCATGGCGCTGGCGGCGAGCTTCGGTAGCGGCGAACTAACAGACGAAGATTTGGCTGCCGGTCTGCAGGGTGCCATCGTGAAAGACGACGACAAAGACAAATTGGTCTGGAAGGAGTACCTTGACAACGTCATGAAGAAACGGGGATCGGAGTGGCGCGGACTGTATCAGGCGTGCAGGGAGTTGAACGAGTGA